The proteins below come from a single Benincasa hispida cultivar B227 chromosome 4, ASM972705v1, whole genome shotgun sequence genomic window:
- the LOC120075235 gene encoding uncharacterized protein At3g27210-like, with translation MGTCASVYTRSECSAVKSPAPPESMTDKFEIPPSPIKHFKLQNKTDSAIKDISVISNHHKTPSGSKEEAFFDSRAWLDSDCEDFFSVKGDFTPSCGNTPLHHRFPAETPRTSKVGADNEPSTFNSPPLSTKRRKKLVDLFRESLGNDASFAFLNHDDNRKADEPCLSGTDSVCDSERTGSGGDENPIGFESKLCCLPPLVSRNSSRERKEDLKVVNGVS, from the exons ATGGGTACATGTGCTTCCGTTTACACCAGATCGGAATGCTCCGCCGTGAAGTCACCGGCGCCGCCGGAATCCATGACAGACAAGTTTGAGATTCCACCTTCACCTATCAAACACTTTAAGCTCCAAAACAAAACCGATTCCGCCATTAAAGACATCTCTGTAATATCCAATCACCACAAGACGCCTTctg GTAGTAAAGAAGAAGCTTTCTTTGATTCTCGAGCGTGGTTGGATTCTGATTGTGAAGATTTCTTCAGTGTCAAAGGAG ATTTTACCCCTTCATGCGGCAACACTCCACTTCACCACCGCTTTCCGGCGGAAACTCCCCGTACTAGCAAAGTCGGTGCCGACAACGAACCATCTACATTCAACTCGCCGCCATTATCGACGAAGAGGAGAAAGAAACTGGTTGATCTGTTCCGAGAGAGCCTCGGTAATGATGCAAGTTTTGCTTTCCTAAATCACGACGACAATCGAAAAGCCGATGAACCTTGCCTTTCAGGAACTGATTCGGTCTGCGACAGCGAGAGGACCGGCAGCGGCGGTGACGAAAATCCGATCGGATTCGAGTCGAAACTGTGTTGCCTTCCGCCGCTGGTATCGCGTAACAGTTCGCGGGAGAGGAAAGAGGATCTGAAGGTTGTTAATGGCGTATCTTGA